DNA sequence from the Streptomyces tsukubensis genome:
GGTCGTGGGCGCCGCGGCCGTGCTGCTCGCCTCGGGGGACCTGCCGATGACCTCCGTGCTGCTGGGGCTCGCCGGGGTGATCGCCGCGGCGACGGCACTGCGCCCCGAACGGCGCCGTCCGGCCGGTGCCACAGCCGTCGCGCTGTTCGTGCTGGCCGCCTGGGCCCGGCTGGCGGGCTGGGAGGTCACGGCCCCCGAGGCGTACAGCCTGCCGGTCTCGGTGCCCGCCCTCGCCGTGGGCGTCCTGCAGCGCCGCCGGGCCCCGGCGACCTCGTCCTGGGCGGCGTACGGCCCCGGGCTGGCCGCGACCCTGGTACCGAGCCTCACCGTGGCCTTGAGCGATCCGAACTGGCTTCGGCCGCTGCTGCTGGGCGCGGCAGCCCTCGCACTCACCCTCCACGGCGCCCGGGCCCGGCTCCAGGCCCCGCTGGTCCTCGGCGGCATCGTCCTGGCGCTCGTCGCACTGCACGAGCTGGCGCCGTACGTGGTGCAGATGGTCGGCGTGCTGCCGCGCTGGCTGCCCCCGGCGCTCGCGGGTCTGCTGCTGCTCACCGTAGGCGCCACCTACGAGCAGCGCCTGCGGGACGCCCGCAGGCTGCGTGACAGCGTCCACCGGATGAACTAAGTATCCCGGGCCCCGGATACGCAAACGGCCGGGGCCGGTCCGCACGATGGCGGACCGGCCCCGGCCGGCGTGTGGGCGATACTGGGATCGAACCAGTGACCTCTTCGGTGTGAACGAAGCGCTCTCCCGCTGAGCTAATCGCCCGGGAACGCGCCGCCAACATTACCCCATGTCAGCGGGGTTCCCGACCAGCTCCGAAGATCACTGCTGGTCGATCTTCCACGGCATCGCGAGGCCGAACTTCCAGAGGTACACCGCGGCCAGCGCGGTACAGATGACCACTCCGATCGTGGTGATGATGAGGTTCCGCCGCCGCACCCGCGGGTCGAGCGCCCGCTGCGCCGCCTCGCTGACCTTCCGCTTGGTCCATCGGAGCACCAGCTGGGCCCAGACGAACTCGGTCGCCCAGATGGCCATGCCCGCGAAGATCACAACCCAGCCGGGGCCGGGCAGGACCAGCATCGCGACACCCGCGCCGACCACCGCGAGGCCGACCAGGAACACGCCGACCTGCCAGCTCAGATGCAGCGCCCGGGACCGCTTGATGAAGGCCGGGGCCTTCGACCCGAGCTCCTGCTCGGACTTCTTCTCCGCGTCTGCCGCGTCCACCACGTCCGCCCCCGCAGCGTCCGTCCCCGGACCGGGGCCGCTGCCGGCGGCCCCCGCCGCCGCTGCCCCCGTCACGGAAGCCGAGTCCTGAGTCACCAGGGCCTCCCCCCGCTCGCTCTCCGTTTTCATGCACTCAAACGTACCGGATCGCCTCCCGTTCACCGGATCGGGCGTATAACGCAAAGTAATGCAGGGCCGTACGAGCGACATGAAGGATCACAAAACGGTCAGAGGGGTTTACAACGACACCGTAGGTGGCATGTCGATTTCGCCGACGTGCGAATCCCCGAGCGCACACTGAGCGAAAGGCCCTGGCGCTTATGAACACCACGGTCAGCTGCGAGCTGCACCTGCGCCTCGTTGTATCCAGCGAGTCATCACTGCCTGTACCCGCGGGCCTGCGGTATGACACGGCCGATCCCTACGCCGTGCACGCCACCTTCCACACCGGAGCCGAGGAGACGGTCGAATGGGTCTTCGCCCGCGACCTTCTCGCCGAAGGGCTGCACCGGCCCACCGGCACAGGTGACGTCCGGGTCTGGCCGTCGCGCAGTCACGGTCAGGGCGTCGTCTGCA
Encoded proteins:
- a CDS encoding TIGR02611 family protein → MKTESERGEALVTQDSASVTGAAAAGAAGSGPGPGTDAAGADVVDAADAEKKSEQELGSKAPAFIKRSRALHLSWQVGVFLVGLAVVGAGVAMLVLPGPGWVVIFAGMAIWATEFVWAQLVLRWTKRKVSEAAQRALDPRVRRRNLIITTIGVVICTALAAVYLWKFGLAMPWKIDQQ
- a CDS encoding SsgA family sporulation/cell division regulator, which translates into the protein MNTTVSCELHLRLVVSSESSLPVPAGLRYDTADPYAVHATFHTGAEETVEWVFARDLLAEGLHRPTGTGDVRVWPSRSHGQGVVCIALSSPEGEALLEAPARALESFLKRTDAAVPPGTEHRHFDLDTELSHILAES